Proteins encoded within one genomic window of Panicum virgatum strain AP13 chromosome 1N, P.virgatum_v5, whole genome shotgun sequence:
- the LOC120656637 gene encoding ATP-dependent zinc metalloprotease FTSH 7, chloroplastic, with protein sequence MAFAAAETLASFPIASPSRSLLRPLPRRLAAAGGGAPSIRISAVPPRGLQVALVHRRVRRCPPAARANVERNGDQAGASGNGEASSAGDGDRDAPAEAGADSTGTSTTSAAATPPPQPSSKRGENKWRRRLLKGGGVGRWLWEPIVQGREMGFLLLQLGFAIFALRMLRPEIALPGSEPRPQTTYVSVPYSDFLASIDKDQVKKVEVDGVHIMFRLRPEVEAGVVEQTPVQRGADVVVDSAGVSRRIVFTTTRPVDIKTPYEKMVENMVEFGSPDKRSGGMLNSALVALIYVVLIAVVLQRLPISFSQHSAGQLRNRKNSNSSGAKVSESTDIVTFADVAGVDEAKEELEEIVEFLRNPERYIRLGARPPRGVLLVGLPGTGKTLLAKAVAGEAEVPFISCSASEFVELYVGMGAARVRDLFARAKKESPSIIFIDEIDAVAKSRDGRYRIVSNDEREQTLNQLLTEMDGFDTNSAVIVLGATNRADVLDPALRRPGRFDRVVMVEAPDRFGRESILKVHVSRRELPLSKDVDLADIAAMTTGFTGAALANLVNEAALLAGRSNKEIVEKIDFIRAVERSIAGIEKKHAKLKGNEKAVVARHEVGHALVGTAVANLLPGQPRVEKLSILPRSGGALGFTYTPPTTEDRYLLFVDELRGRLVTLLGGRAAEEVVLAGRVSTGALDDIRRATDMAYKAVAEYGLNQRIGPISVATLSNGGLDDSGGSPWGRDQGHLVDLVQREVKALLQSALEVALSVIRANPAVLEGLGAYLEENEKVEGEELQEWLKSVVAPKELTSFIRGQQEQVLQLEAGS encoded by the exons atggccttcgccgccgccgaaaCCCTGGCCTCGTTCCCAATCGCATCCCCGTCCCGCTCGCTCCTCCGGCCCCTCCCCCGGCGGCTCGCCGCAGCCGGGGGAGGCGCCCCGTCGATCCGGAtatccgccgtgccgccgcgggGCCTCCAGGTGGCGCTCGTGCACCGCCGCGTgcgccgctgcccgccggcggcgcgcgcgaacgTCGAGCGCAACGGCGACCAAGCCGGCGCCTCCGGGAATGGCGAGGCTTCCTCCGCAGGAGATGGCGACCGCGACGCGCCTGCGGAGGCGGGGGCGGATAGCACCGGCACCAGCACCACGAGcgcggccgcgacgccgccgccacagccatCGTCGAAGAGGGGGGAGAACaagtggcggcggaggctgctTAAGGGAGGCGGCGTCGGGCGGTGGCTGTGGGAGCCCATAGTGCAGGGGCGGGAGATGGGGTTCCTCCTGCTCCAGCTCGGCTTCGCCATATTTGCGCTACGCATGCTTCGACCGGAGATCGCGTTGCCCGGTTCAGAGCCCCGGCCGCAGACGACGTACGTCAGTGTACCGTACAGCGACTTCCTGGCGAGCATAGACAAGGACCAGGTGAAGAAGGTCGAGGTGGACGGGGTGCACATCATGTTCCGGCTCCGGCCAGAGGTTGAGGCCGGTGTGGTGGAGCAGACACCAGTGCAGCGTGGAGCAGATGTTGTCGTTGATAGCGCAGGAGTTTCCAGGAGAATTGTCTTCACGACCACTCGACCAGTGGATATAAAGACACCATACGAGAAGATGGTGGAGAACATGGTTGAATTTGGATCACCGGACAAGAGGTCTGGCGGCATGCTCAACTCTGCCCTG GTGGCTCTTATTTATGTTGTATTAATTGCAGTAGTTTTGCAGCGGTTGCCGATTAGCTTTTCTCAG CATTCAGCAGGTCAGCTGAGAAATAGGAAGAATTCAAATTCCAGCGGAGCAAAAGTTTCTGAAAGTACGGATATAGTTACATTTGCTGATGTGGCTGGAGTAGATGAGGCAAAAGAAGAGTTGGAAGAAATTGTG GAGTTTTTAAGGAACCCAGAAAGGTATATTCGTCTTGGTGCACGTCCTCCTCGTGGAGTCTTATTG GTGGGTCTTCCAGGGACTGGAAAGACACTTCTTGCAAAAGCCGTAGCAGGGGAAGCTGAAGTTCCATTTATAAGTTGTTCAGCTAGTGAATTTGTGGAGTTATATGTAGGCATGGGAGCAGCTCGAGTGCGTGACCTATTTGCTAGGGCCAAAAAGGAATCACCATCGATTATTTTTATTGATGAG ATTGATGCTGTTGCAAAAAGTCGTGATGGTCGATATCGCATTGTCAGTAATGATGAACGCGAGCAGACACTAAACCAATTGCTCACG GAAATGGATGGATTTGACACCAACTCGGCTGTTATTGTACTGGGGGCAACGAACCGAGCTGATGTTTTGGATCCTGCCCTTCGGCGCCCTGGGAGATTTGACCGTGTAGTTATG GTTGAAGCTCCTGATAGGTTTGGTAGAGAATCAATTCTTAAAGTTCATGTGAGCAGAAGAGAGCTTCCACTTAGTAAAGATGTAGATCTTGCTGATATTGCTGCAATGACAACTGGTTTTACTGG AGCAGCCCTTGCAAACTTAGTAAATGAAGCTGCTTTGTTGGCTGGGAGATCAAATAAAGAAATAGTGGAAAAGATTGACTTCATCCGTGCGGTTGAGCGCTCTATAGct GGGATAGAGAAAAAGCATGCAAAACTGAAGGGCAATGAAAAAGCTGTTGTCGCGCGGCATGAAGTTGGTCATGCACTTGTTGGGACTGCTGTAGCAAATCTTCTGCCTGGGCAGCCACGTGTGGAG AAATTGAGTATATTGCCAAGATCAGGAGGTGCATTAGGCTTCACTTACACCCCTCCCACCACAGAGGATAGATATTTGCTCTTCGTTGATGAATTACGTGGTCGTCTAGTAACACTTCTGGGCGGGCGGGCAGCAGAGGAAGTTGTTTTAGCAGGACGAGTTTCTACTGGTGCGCTTGATGACATAAGGCGTGCTACTGACATGGCCtacaaagctgtagcagaatacGGTCTCAATCAGCGCATTGGTCCAATATCAGTTGCTACTCTGTCAAATGGTGGGCTAGATGACTCTGGGGGCTCTCCATGGGGAAGGGATCAG GGCCATCTAGTTGATCTCGTCCAGCGGGAAGTAAAAGCACTTTTACAATCGGCACTTGAAGTAGCTCTTTCAGTTATTCGTGCTAATCCTGCAGTTTTGGAAGGTCTCGGAGCATATTTAGAAG AGAATGAAAAAGTTGAAGGCGAGGAGCTTCAAGAGTGGCTAAAGTCAGTCGTTGCACCAAAGGAGTTGACTTCTTTTATCAGAGGACAGCAAGAGCAAGTTCTTCAGCTGGAAGCAGGCTCCTAG
- the LOC120656638 gene encoding cytochrome b5-like has translation MAGAKVYSFQEVGKHNDRKDCWLIIAGKVYDVTPFMEEHPGGDEVLLACTGKDATADYVDIGHSESAKELMAQYCIGEVDAATVPAKLTYTYPSDASLEKPSTGSGAWATTLLQVAAPLLLLALALGVQTYGKVKAE, from the exons ATGGCGGGAGCGAAGGTGTACTCGTTCCAGGAGGTGGGGAAGCACAACGACCGCAAGGATTGCTGGCTCATCATCGCCGGCAAG GTGTACGACGTCACGCCGTTCATGGAGGAGCaccccggcggcgacgaggtccTGCTGGCGTGCACAG GCAAGGACGCGACGGCCGACTACGTGGACATCGGCCACAGCGAGTCCGCCAAGGAGCTCATGGCGCAGTACTGCATCGGCGAGGTCGACGCGGCCACCGTCCCGGCCAAGCTCACCTACACCTACCCCAGCGACGCGAGCCTCGAGAAGCCGTCGACGGGCTCGGGCGCCTGGGCCACGACGCTCCTGCAGGTCGCCGCGCCCCTCCTGCTGCTGGCGCTGGCCTTGGGGGTGCAGACCTACGGCAAGGTCAAGGCAGAGTAG